A portion of the Mycobacterium paraseoulense genome contains these proteins:
- a CDS encoding acyl-CoA dehydrogenase family protein gives MSAKANDYHQRLTDFMTEYVFPAEADYDKYRQEAGPDDHTVPPIIEELKTKAKERGLWNLFLPAESGLTNLEYAPLAEITGWSLEIAPEALNCAAPDTGNMETLHLFATEEQRKQWLEPLLGGDIRSAFSMTEPAVASSDARNIETSIVRDGGDYVINGRKWWTSGASDPRCKILIVMGRTNPEAASHQQQSMVLVPIDTPGVTVVRSTTVFGYQDQPGHCEIIYDNVRVPVTNLLGEEGGGFAIAQARLGPGRIHHCMRALGGAERALALMVDRAQKRVAFGRPLAEQGVVREAIAKSRNEIDQARLLCHKAAWTIDQHGNKAAHTLVSQIKAVAPQVACDVIDRAIQVHGAAGVSEDTVLARSYGWHRAMRLFDGPDEVHMRTIARAELGGEKSPLAAAVTAHG, from the coding sequence ATGTCGGCCAAAGCCAACGATTACCACCAGCGATTGACCGACTTCATGACCGAGTACGTCTTCCCGGCCGAGGCCGACTACGACAAGTACCGGCAAGAGGCCGGCCCGGACGACCACACCGTCCCGCCGATCATCGAGGAGCTGAAGACCAAGGCCAAAGAGCGCGGGCTGTGGAACCTGTTTCTGCCGGCCGAGTCGGGGCTGACCAACCTGGAATACGCTCCCCTGGCCGAGATCACCGGCTGGAGCCTGGAGATCGCGCCCGAGGCCCTCAATTGCGCGGCGCCCGACACCGGCAACATGGAAACCCTGCACCTGTTCGCCACCGAGGAGCAGCGCAAGCAATGGCTGGAGCCGTTGCTGGGCGGCGACATCCGCAGCGCCTTCTCGATGACCGAGCCCGCGGTCGCCAGCAGCGACGCGCGCAACATCGAGACGTCCATCGTCCGCGACGGCGGCGACTACGTGATCAACGGCCGCAAGTGGTGGACGTCCGGCGCGTCGGACCCGCGCTGCAAGATCCTGATCGTCATGGGCCGTACCAACCCCGAGGCGGCGAGCCACCAGCAGCAGTCGATGGTGCTGGTGCCCATCGACACCCCCGGCGTGACGGTCGTCCGCTCCACCACGGTCTTCGGTTACCAGGACCAGCCCGGCCACTGCGAGATCATCTACGACAACGTCCGGGTCCCGGTCACCAACCTGCTCGGTGAGGAGGGCGGCGGCTTCGCCATCGCCCAGGCCCGGCTCGGCCCGGGACGCATCCACCACTGCATGCGCGCGCTCGGCGGCGCCGAGCGCGCCCTGGCCCTCATGGTCGATCGGGCGCAGAAGCGGGTGGCGTTCGGCCGCCCGCTGGCCGAGCAGGGCGTGGTGCGCGAGGCGATTGCCAAGTCGCGCAACGAGATCGATCAGGCCCGGCTGTTGTGCCACAAGGCGGCGTGGACGATCGACCAACACGGCAACAAGGCCGCCCACACGTTGGTCTCGCAGATCAAGGCCGTCGCGCCGCAAGTGGCCTGCGATGTGATCGACCGCGCCATCCAGGTGCACGGCGCCGCCGGGGTCAGCGAGGACACGGTGCTGGCCCGGTCGTACGGCTGGCATCGGGCCATGCGCCTGTTCGACGGCCCCGACGAGGTGCACATGCGGACCATCGCCCGCGCCGAACTCGGCGGGGAGAAGTCCCCGCTCGCCGCTGCGGTCACCGCACATGGGTAG
- a CDS encoding nuclear transport factor 2 family protein — protein MSESRPPFPPFTHEAACEKVQAAEDAWNTRDPHRVSLAYTPDSQWRNRGEHVVGRDEIVAFLTRKWQRELDYALRKSLWDFHDNRIAVRFQYECRDASGQWYRSYGNELWEFAPSGLMARREASINDVPIDESERRYFGPRPAAEHGRDIPLW, from the coding sequence ATGAGCGAATCCCGTCCGCCGTTCCCCCCGTTCACCCATGAGGCGGCGTGCGAGAAGGTGCAGGCCGCCGAGGACGCCTGGAACACCCGCGACCCGCACCGCGTCAGCCTGGCGTACACGCCGGACTCGCAGTGGCGCAATCGCGGCGAACACGTCGTCGGCCGCGACGAGATCGTGGCGTTTCTGACCCGCAAGTGGCAGCGCGAACTCGATTACGCGTTGCGGAAAAGCTTGTGGGACTTCCACGACAACCGCATCGCCGTGCGGTTCCAGTACGAGTGCCGCGACGCGAGCGGCCAGTGGTACCGCAGCTACGGCAACGAGTTGTGGGAGTTCGCCCCGTCCGGCTTGATGGCGCGCCGCGAGGCCAGCATCAACGACGTCCCGATCGACGAGTCCGAGCGCCGTTACTTCGGGCCCCGGCCGGCGGCGGAGCACGGCCGAGACATCCCGCTCTGGTAG